The sequence ttggacctgctgtctCTGCCTACtcgtgggctgccccctgcaaccccagtacctaattGGCCTTAGACTAGGCCGGCAgtctggggggtttccaggccagagctccccagctcccttggccttcccccagccctactCCACTCCAGGTATCTTCTctcagctccctacagccaggtccctccctctcagagCTAGGGAGAATCTCTCTGGGAGAatccactgccctcttataagggccagctgggccctcattaaccctcattaagccagcctcagcctgattggggcgtgggcCCCAGCTGAGGCATTATTAGAGCTgtgggcagggagcctgggccaGGGCCAGCAGGGGGTTGTGGATCAGAATTGAGGGGCACCgttagagctgtgtgtgtggagagcccagggctgggctatcagggggctgcaggtctggCTTGGGGACACTAGCAGAGCTGTGGAGTAGATCAGCAAGGCAGAGAAATCCCCCGCCAATGGCTGTCCTAGGGCCCAGGCTCACGCACCAGTCTGCAAAGCGCCCCTTCCGCCTTGCTGCCCCTCATTGCCCACCTCCCCAGCAATCATCTGCACCGCGTTCTCCCTCTCTGGCCCAGGCCCCGGGGCCTCTCGCCCGCTGCCCCATGCAGCTGTGTGCAAGGAAACAGAGCTGCTGTTTCACACCAAGGCACAGCCCACGGCCTCTGGGCCAGGCCTTGAGCGCCTGCCAAAAAGAAGcagctggtggggaggaggggagcaaggAAAGGGTGTGTgggcctcagggctggctccaggcaccagctaaagaagcaggtgcttggggtggcactccGGCCGCtattggggcagcacgtccgggtcttcagcgggaattcggcggcgggtccctcttggagcgaaggaccagccgcagaattgctgccgaagagtggAGCAGTGTGTTTGcgctgccgcggctttttttttttttttgccgcttggggtggcagaaaacctggagccagccctggtgggggCCTCACGCTGGAGGAGACGTTACTGGAGGAGCCATAGGAGACATCACTGAGCAGGAGGTCTGCTCCCCACGACTCCTCTTTTACCCATGCTCAGCACCGAGAAGAGCAGAATGTTGCTAGTTATCCACGTCCCTTTAGGGATCAGCCACCCCCTCTTTGGGGCGTAACCCCTCCACAGGCAGAGCCCAGGGCACACTGTGCTTGAGCTGGGGCACTGCCCTAGTGGGGAGGGTCagagcaaggcagtggagaactgAGCCCTGGGGCTGCAACATCACACCACTTtcccatctccctcccaccccctgcaggagccccccctcccctcactccatcctcccctccccaccagctgacATCCGCAAAGGGCTGCCAGATGCCTCCCCaccctctgcctcccagccccacagctctaGGTCTTCCTGCTCCAGGCCTGGCTGCTCCACACTGCAACTCTTTCAGTTTTGCTCTGGCACGGGACCTCTTCAGCCTAGGGAAACTCCTCGCCTGGAAGAATCAAGGCAGGCTGAGCTTGCAGCAGTCAGGGAATCCCCTTTTCTCTGCGTCCCAGCCACGGGCCGGTTTCGACTGGCCTGTGACGGGGGCTGGAAATTCCAAGGGCTGACGCCAGCCTATTTTCATCTGCTTTCCAGGGGATGGTGCTGCGGGGAACTTTCTGAAAGCATTGTGGGAGGGCTGATGAGTGTGGATGGGCTGGggagtgtgtgggtgtgtgttttgggggtgcAAAGGTGGTTGTGTTTGGCTGGGAAACTTTTCAAGGGTAggtttctcttcctcttttgtgGGGAGGGTAAGTCAGATGATAACTCGGGTGACGGCTCGCACAGAGGCCTCGCCTCCACGAAGGCCATTGGACAATCTAAGagttcctctttcttttttttttttttttggtgcacaTTTAAAAATCAGAGACTTGCTGGAAAAGGAACCTCACTGGGGAAAGAGTCAAGTCAGCgtttgggagagggaggagccggGAGAGGAGGAGCCGGGAGAGGGCATAAAGAAGAGCAGGGGCCGCGTCCCATTGAAGGAAGCTTGGCTCCAGGACGGCACAGCCATGGTGCCTTGGCTCTGGGCTCTGCTGATGGCAGCTGGGGCAGGCGCCTTGGAGCCCGGCTTCCAAGCTTGCAAGAGGTCCCTGAACGTAAGcgtgctggaggtgctgccagGCGGGGGCTGGGACAACCTGCGCAATGTGGAGGTGGGGCGAGTGATGAGCCTCAACTACTCGCAATGCCGCACCACGGAGGACGGCGAGTACCTGCTGCCGGATGAGGTGGAGGTGGTGCCGCTCCGGGAGAGCAGGGTGGAGGTGCACGCCGAGCTGATCGAGAACTGGCTCTCCTACACCGACGCCTTTGCCCGCTCCATCAATGCCGAGGCCTCCTTCCTGGGCGTCCTCAATGGCAAGTTCTCTTCCGGGTGCCAGGAGACGAAGACCCACAATGTCTACGATCAGACAGTCACCACCCGGGTGCAAGTGCGGCACCACATCTACTCGTTGAAGGCCCAGCCCGCcttcaccctccaccccagcttcCGGCACCAGCTCCTGGCCATCGGCAACCAGCTGGAGAACAACCAGAGCCAGACGGCCACATACCTCGCTGAGCTGCTGGTACTGAACTATGGCACCCATGTCCTGACCAGGCTGGAGGCCGGAGCCAGCCTGATCCAGGAGGACCAGGTCAAACTGACCTTCCTGCAGGACAAGGTGGCCGAGAAGGCGAGCATCACCGCCTCGGCCTCCGCCACCTTCTTCGGCAAGGTCAATGTGGGGATCGGCGCCGCCGCGCAGGTCCAAGACGAGCTGACCAAGAGCTATATGGAGAACACGGTGGACTCGCGCATCGAGAGCCGGGGCAGCGTGCCCTTCTACCCGGGCATCACGTTCCAGAAGTGGCAGGAAGGGATCCCCAACCACCTGGTGGCCATCGGCAAGGccggcctgcccctgcccttctTCATCAGCCCGGAGGCCCTGCCGGAGCTGCCGGCACCCACAGCCAAGAGGGTGGCAGCCGTGGTGGACAAGGCCATTCATCTTTATTACGCCATCAACACCCACCCGGGTTGCGTCAAGACCGACGCCAGCAACTTCAACTTCCAGGCCAATGTGGATGACGGCTCATGCCTGGGGGCCAGCACCAACTTCACCTTTGGGGGTGTCTTCCAGAAATGTCGCGGGGTGTCAGGcctggatggggaggagatgtgcCAGCCGTACCGCACCCAGAACCCGCTGACGGGGGACTTCTCCTGCCCGGCCGGCTTCACACCCGTCCCGCTACACAGTGAGGAGCGCACGGCCAGCAAGCCCCAAGCCGAGTGCCACGAGGAGTGCCACTCCTGCTGGCTCTTCTTCTCCTGCTGCCATAAAGAGTGCGGCGTCCGCTACTACTCCACCACGGTGCGCTTCACGGCCCACTGGTGCGCTGCCACCGGCCCTgtgccccagggctccggcttcCTCTTCGGGGGGCTGTACAGCGCCGAGGAGGAGAACCCGCTCACCGGGGCCCGCGCCTGCCCGGCCTACTTCTACCCGCTCTCGCTCTTCGACGGGCTGAAGGTGTGCGTGAGTGACGACTACGAGATGGGCGCCCGCTTCGGCCTGCCCTTCGGCGGCTTCTTCAGCTGCCAGGCCGGCAACCCCTTGGCCGGGCCCCTGAAGGGACAGAGCCCTGGCCTCCTCCAGGATTTCTTCTACCAAGACTCCGACACCGCCTACCCCATGAAGTGCCCCCAGGGGTACAGCCAGCACAAAGCCTATCTGAGCGACGGCTGCCAGATCCTCTATTGCCTTCAGGCTGGGAGCCTCTTTGCCCAGCAGCTGGCTCCCATCAAGCTCCCGCCCTTCCTCCGCCAGCCGTCTCCCAATGCCAGCATGGCCGAGACCATCCTGGTactgggggagggcagccaggcctgggtgaagctgcagggcagtggacgCTGGCGGTCAGCCAACGTCACCGATGGGAGGAAGATGGCCCAGCTTTTCCAGGCTCAGTCCAGCGCGGGGCCCACGGGGGGCGCTGTGGCTGGCATCTCAGTGGCTGTGACGCTTGTCCTGGCGGCGGCTATCGCGGGGGCTGTCTATGGCACCCGGAGGTACAAGAGCAGGGGGTACCAGGAGGTACAACCCCCAAGCCGTCTAGTGGAAGAGCAAGAGAGCTACGGATCCACCACAACGTCTCTTGGGACTAGCTCAGCCTGAGAGCCCGGGAACTGGGTCAAGGACTCTCCCTGGGGTGAGTTCTGAATGGCTCACACCTCCTGGGTGAGGGGTACGGGGCGTGGCAAGGCTGGGGGAGCAGTAGCTTTTAATCACATGACTGCATTAGTGTTGCAGGCTGCACTCAGGCAGCTCTGATGCACCCGGGGACGGTAATGGCACCTTTAAGAGAAGCCCCATCCGTCTAGAACAGCCCTAGGACCCCCTATCAACTGGAAGGGAGTTCCTATGCTTAGCCAAAGGGGGGCACTGTTCCACCCACCAACGGGGACAAAGGAAAGTAGGCGTCTGGCAGTAAGAAAATCTACCTcttaaaggggaaggggccacCTGTACATATGGATCCGAGGATTGCCAACCCCCCcaggttcaaaaatcatgagattgattaaaataatgttttgcGGGATTTGttattaaatgttattaaaaacgttcttaaaaaaaggaaagctgagaATCTCTGGTGGGGACTCTTGGGCCTGCAGGAGCTGGGCCTTGAGGAACGTACTAAATAGCGTAATGAAACCAGTGAGCGTTGGCCATGCGGGGATCCcgcctgcccccaccagcccagaACAGCCTCTAGGGGATTCTGAGCCTGGCCAGAGACCTTCACCCCAGCTCAAAACGTCACCATCTCTCTTGGGGCTGCCGGGCTTACAAGCctctgctgtggggcagggctgagcctgCAGACCCCTACAGCAATGCTGAGGTTCCAGATGGAGGAAAAGGGGGTGGATTTGGCAGCTGGGGGGAGATGGTGGGGGATCAGGGTTACTTGTCAGTGGTTTGCAAGAAGATTGGGAcagtgctggggagaggagggggttagGGGCTGTGATGGAGGTTGCATTTTGGGTGGTGGGGAACAGAAGGATTTTCAGTTGCTTGCTGATAACCGGAGGAGGTAAtggcggggcagggggagtgggagcGGCCAGTAACAGAAGAGCCAGCAGCTTGGGGCAGATGGGAACCAATGTTGGTGGCTTAAAGGGGGGAGTTTGCAACAGGGGATGATGGGAGACGTGGGCCCTGCTGGGGGGCAAGTTAGCAAGCCTGAGGAGCAAGGTACCAAACTGCAGCACTCTAAGGGTTAATGTTCCAGGCTTACCCAACCGAGCAGTTTCAAagttctttctcttccttttatgTTTGGTTGTTTTCtcttgtgtgtggggggcagggacaaatGGATGCTGTGCTgtaatgtgggggtggggggaacagctCAAAGCTAATTACATTGCCATACACCTGCCTTTATCCCTCTTCCCTAACAGAGCAGAGCGTGGGTGTCTCTCTCAAACCCGTCCTTGGGCACGGTTGGTTTTTTGCTAACCAAATCAATGCTGCGCACATATGGATGTGTCCCTTTAAAttactgccccaccccaccccccggctaaGGGAGGGTCtgacagaatcatagactatcagggttggaagggacctcaggaggtcatctagtccaaccccctgcttaaagtaggaccaatccccagacagatttttgccccagatccataaatggccccctcaaggattgagctcacaaccctgggtttagtaggccaatgcgcaaaccactgagctatccctccctgacAGAAGCCTGGTTCACAAGCAGGCAGCACGGGTCCTGCCAAACCCTATCCAGGAGGCAGCACAGACTAGTGGTTAGTGCTGAGACGCAGGCGTTTGCTTCTGGTGCCAGCTCTGAGTTGCTCACCAGCCTCGACTgctaacctctgtgcctcagtttcccccattaaCCATGGGGTGATACTTGGACAGGGCTGTGAGGCAGATTCACTCCTtgtatttgtaaagtgttttgagaggcTGCACTGCAGAAATATTTGTCTTTTCCCCGGCACCCTCCAGGGCAGTGATCCTGGGGCAGTGCAACCCCTGGGAATATGGCGCAGGGTGGAAAAGTTtaggaaccactgttctaggctGAACATTCTGCATTCCCATGTGTAGACAGGGGACATggagggctaaggcaggctcagCACTCCGGTCCAGGGGAGGTAATGAGATCCCGCTCACCTGTATTTCCCCCACCTTCCTTTCCCCAAGCCACCAAAAGTTTCGTTTGGTATGTTCCATGTCTTATTTCCTCAGTATGAAACAACTGACAGCAATGATCTCCCCAAACTACACTAAACATTTCAACTGCTGCTAAGTCCAAAATATTGTGTGTGtccaaaaaaactaaacaaaccccCAGACAAACAAAAGAGTACTCTGTCTCTAACAAAAATTGGTAAAGCAACGTTTTTGGGAGTGAAAAAGCAAAATCATGATATGCCATTTAGGTTCAATTTCTTTCTGAATCTGTTTGTTACATTCaggaaaaaataagaaaaccTTCTACAGGCCCAAACAAATCACTCCAAGATCCCCTCTAGGAGAAGCAGAGATCGTGAGTGAGATTGTAAAATTACAGAGTGCCGAGTTTCCTGGGTCAGTATTAAAATATCTCCAGTCACAGTTACAGATTAAATTATtccttccaatttttcaaaagcCAAAAGCCAAAACCCAGTCAGATGCAGACCATCTCACGtgtcaaaatatttcatagaACAGTTCAACCACATAGTGCAAACCCAGCCATGGTAGAAGGATAGCGGTTAAAGATGAGAGGAGGACACTGGGTGAGTGAATGTTGTGGCAGGGTGGTATGGTCTGTTTTACCTCTTTGTAGAAAAACACATAGGTAGCACTTTGTAAGGGATGAAAACTAGAGAAAACTCTATGTTAGAGACACAGATTTAAAGGGCTGTTTTTCCATATAAAGAAACGACGCAAAGTTTATATTTCTGCTTGTGTTTTACCTTCCAAATATCAGGATCAAAGTTGTGTGCCTGGTTGGGCAGGATAGCTGGAAGGAAGGCACAGGTTTGGATT is a genomic window of Malaclemys terrapin pileata isolate rMalTer1 chromosome 4, rMalTer1.hap1, whole genome shotgun sequence containing:
- the LOC128836256 gene encoding macrophage-expressed gene 1 protein-like, which codes for MVPWLWALLMAAGAGALEPGFQACKRSLNVSVLEVLPGGGWDNLRNVEVGRVMSLNYSQCRTTEDGEYLLPDEVEVVPLRESRVEVHAELIENWLSYTDAFARSINAEASFLGVLNGKFSSGCQETKTHNVYDQTVTTRVQVRHHIYSLKAQPAFTLHPSFRHQLLAIGNQLENNQSQTATYLAELLVLNYGTHVLTRLEAGASLIQEDQVKLTFLQDKVAEKASITASASATFFGKVNVGIGAAAQVQDELTKSYMENTVDSRIESRGSVPFYPGITFQKWQEGIPNHLVAIGKAGLPLPFFISPEALPELPAPTAKRVAAVVDKAIHLYYAINTHPGCVKTDASNFNFQANVDDGSCLGASTNFTFGGVFQKCRGVSGLDGEEMCQPYRTQNPLTGDFSCPAGFTPVPLHSEERTASKPQAECHEECHSCWLFFSCCHKECGVRYYSTTVRFTAHWCAATGPVPQGSGFLFGGLYSAEEENPLTGARACPAYFYPLSLFDGLKVCVSDDYEMGARFGLPFGGFFSCQAGNPLAGPLKGQSPGLLQDFFYQDSDTAYPMKCPQGYSQHKAYLSDGCQILYCLQAGSLFAQQLAPIKLPPFLRQPSPNASMAETILVLGEGSQAWVKLQGSGRWRSANVTDGRKMAQLFQAQSSAGPTGGAVAGISVAVTLVLAAAIAGAVYGTRRYKSRGYQEVQPPSRLVEEQESYGSTTTSLGTSSA